AAATCCCCCAATTCGTTATAGAGCAAGCCGATGGATTTCGTTTCTCCGATGCGCACGCCATAGGGCGGATTGGTGATAATCACGTGATTTGGATGTTCCGGCAAGGATTGGAAAGGGCTTTGGCGCAATTCCACCAACCGTCCGTGGGGCAGGGAATTCAGGTTTTCCCTCGCGATTTCGATGTTGATTTCGTCGATGTCTGATCCTTTGATCATCCCCGTTTCGGGGATTTGGATGGCGCCGTCCGCCTCACGTTTCACTTTTTGCCACAAAAGAGGGTCAAAATGCGGCAAAAACCGCAGCGCTCCCTCGCCTCTCAGATAGGCGGCGGGGATTTTGCACAGGTGCATCAAGGCTTCGCAAAGGATCGTTCCGGAGCCGCACATGGGGTCAAGCAGCGGTTTTTCGCCGTTCCAACCGGAAAGTCTGATCAATCCTGCCGCCAAGGTTTCCTGCAAAGGGGCGTCGGCGGCGGCTTTTCGATAGCCGCGTTTGTGCATGCTGATCCCCGCGAGGTCGAGGTAGATATTGGCAAAGTTCTCGTGGATATGGAGGTTGAAAAGGATGTCCGGCGCGGAGGAAGAAAAATCCGGACGCGCCTGAAACTTGTCTCTGAAGCTGTCACAGATCGCGTCTTTGAGGATCTGTCCGGCATAGAGCGAATGCTTTATCTGGCTGGCGCTTACGTTGCTTTCGATGGCAAACTTTTGGCTCAGGTCAAAAAGCCCCGTCCAATCGATCCGTTCCCGTGCCAGCTTATATAAATACTTATCGCTATGACAGTTGAAGCTGATCAATGGAGCTAACACCCTCTGCGCCAGCCTCGAACAATATAGCACGCGATAGAGAGTCTCGGAATCGCACTGAAAACGGACGCCCCGCGGGACTTCGCCGAGGACTTCCGCGCCCAACTCGCCAAGCTCCTGCGCGGCATGCTTTTCCAAAGTTCCCGCGACCTGCGCGAAATACTTTTGATGTTTTTGATACTCGTAGTTTTCCATGACCGGCAGGATCAGGAAAAGCGGCTATCTGTCAAGAGATTTCGCTGCCAAACCTGAATACCTGTCTCATTTCAGCACCGGTTCATTATTGAAAAACCAAAAATACCTTGACAAATGCCTTTGCTGTCAAGACTGTGATCGTCAATTGAATGAATTATTAAAGGAGTAATTGTGCAATCTCAATTAGATTTATTCATACCAACACCTGATCATGATTATGATATAGAAGAAAATCCACTATACTTATCAACCCAACTCCTTACCTATATCGGTAACAAAAGGAGTTTGCTCGGGTTTATCGGTCAAGGGGTTGCCATGGTTCAGAACAGGCTGAATAAAAAGAAGTTGAGAACATTTGATGTCTTTTCTGGGTCTGGTATAGTTGCTAGGTTTCTGAAACAATTTTCCAGCATGATGTATGTTAGTGACCTGGAGAAATACTCTTATGTAATCAATGAGTGCTACCTTACCAATAATGCTGACTTTAATTCTCTTCTTTACGACAGTATTTTTCGGGAGATAAAATGGAACATTGAAGAACATGGCTTACGAGAGGGGTTGATAAGAAAGCTATATTCACCCCAAGATGATAAAATGATAGTAGCTTCCGACAGAGTATTTTACACAAATAGAAATGCCATGTATATTGACACCGTGCGTTCATACATAGAGGATGTTCCACCAGAAATGAAGAAGTTTTTATTAGCTCCACTCTTGGCAGATGCGTCAGTTCACAGCAATACATCTGGAGTCTTTAAAGGATTCTACAAGGATTCTGAGACAGGAGTAGGCCAGTTTGGCGGCACTAATCAGGACGCTCTGAAGAGGATATTGGGTAATATTGAACTGAAAAAACCCGTACTAAGCAACTTTGAATGTGATTATCTGGTTTTTCAAGAAGATTCTAACAAGATAATCAATGAACTCGAGGAGGTCGATTTAGCCTATATTGATCCACCCTATAATCAACATCCTTATGGGTCAAATTACTTTATGCTTAATCTGATTGTAGATTATAAAGAACCACAAGAGGTTAGCAAGGTGTCCGGCATTCCTAACACCTGGAATAAATCTCTTTACAACAAAAAACGGAGCTCATTTGCTGCATTTAGACAATTGATCGAGGATGTCCGGGCGAAGTACATACTGATTTCATTTAACTCGGAAGGTTTTATCAGTCTGGATATGATGACAGAATTGCTGAATGGTATCGGCAAACTTACGGTTTTAGAAACAAAATACAATACCTTTCGCGGCTGCAGAAACCTTCATAATAGGGAAAAGCATGTGAAAGAGTATTTATACTTATTGGAGAAATAATGAGCGATAAGCACAGACTCAGAAAAACCAGAGAGAGCACTGTAATCAACACGACATCCAAGAAGCAAGAGACAGACCTAACCAAGGCTTTAGAAAGAGTATTAACCGATCTGCGGGACAAATATTAGATTCGCATTGTTCACTCCAATAATTGGTATTTACGAGACATAGTTGCTGTATTAAGAGAGAGATATCCGGAAGTTGAATGGTACAATAAATTTGACTCCTCAAACATGAAACCAGATGGTGGTATTGTGTTTATCAAAGATAACGATGATAAGAGTTACCCCATATTGATATCGGAAGCCAAAAATCAGGGAACTAATGATTTGCGGGCTGAGGAAGGATTGAAAAAACAGGCTCATGGAAATGCAGTTGAAAGATTAGGGAAAAATGTGATTGGTTTCAAAACAGCGGTGATGTTTGAGTCGATATTCCCTTTTGTCTGCTTTGGTTATGGTTGTGATTTTGCCGATGGTTGCAGCATTATTGATCGAGTAGTTACAATTGCCATGTTTTCAGAGTTAAATGTTGTAAGATTACATAATGAAGGCGCAAGCCAGCAGGTTAATCGTGGCAGCTTTTTCTTCCGCAAGGAAAAATGGTCAGAGACCGAAATGTACAATATCATGTTTGATATTGCAGACAGGAGCATATTGTATTACTTTTCCAAATATAAACAGGAGAACTTTGTCACCCAATAGAGCAAGAACATCTTCATGCTACCGGTTTTTTTGAAAAACACCTAATGTGTCTGGGATTCTTTTTGGCAACCTAGTGTCAACTATATTAGGACTTGACAAGAACTGAATTTGGACGCTGTCCTTGGTATGCAGTGCTCCTGAGCAGCATTGGGTTCCAAAGAACTAAATCAAACATAACCCGCAAGATAGACCGATTTGGCACAGATTGTGCTTGACATGAGTATCTATCGGTAAAGCTTGACCGAAAGGATATTGAAGGGAGGATATTATGTCCAAGTTCTTTTATTATACTGCGTTGCTGCTCGCAGTGATCGTGTTGAGCGCTTGCGAATCCGGAGGTAAATTCCGGGTCGTCAACCAGACTTCATATCCGGTTTATGTTAGAGTGGGGGATTTTCCCGAAGTGACCATCCCAAGCGATTCCGAGCACCTTTTTGACCTTGAAACTGGAAACCAGAGCTTCTTCACCGGCACGGTCGAGGAAACTGTCCCCGTGCGTATAATAGGCGAAACTTACAGTCTGGAGGACGGTATCGAGGGTGTCTGGACAGACAGCACATGGGTTAAAATTGCCGTCGGAAAGACCACCAACGCCTATCTCGCACCAAACCGCGCCTGCATCAAGATCGTCAATGCCAGCACCCAAAACATCGTCTCCGCCTTGATCTACCGGCACAATTTCATCTCCGCATCGCACATTGCCACTTTGCAAAATATCGCACCCGGAGAATTTCAGTTTCTGAGGGTGAATTATGCCACGGCAAACAGCAATTTCTATTATTATGTGAGCTTGCAATTGGCGGATGGAAACACCTATCAATATGGCGGAGAGAGCACGATCCTGCTCAAAGACCAGCAGTTTTTGATTACGTTGACCGATCCTCAATAGGGCAAAAATGAGCTTTGTTCAGATCCGGGGGAGCCATCGCTCTTCCTCTCTGGCAAGTGCATAAATATACAGTATGTTATAAATACAATTAGAAAATCATAGGAGCAAGAAAGAAAATGAACAGGAAAAGGCTTTTCACATTGTTGATGCTGTTTGGCTTGATGCTGACAACTCTCACGGCGATCATTCCCAATGAGAACAGATCGATCCCTCTGCCAAGGGATCCGGAGCTTATGTCCGGAAAGCTAACAAACGGACTGACCTATTACATCATGGCAAACGGCAATCCAAAAAACCGCGCGGAACTGCGTCTCTTCGTCAATGCCGG
The Candidatus Cloacimonadaceae bacterium genome window above contains:
- a CDS encoding EcoRI family type II restriction endonuclease, which encodes MKPDGGIVFIKDNDDKSYPILISEAKNQGTNDLRAEEGLKKQAHGNAVERLGKNVIGFKTAVMFESIFPFVCFGYGCDFADGCSIIDRVVTIAMFSELNVVRLHNEGASQQVNRGSFFFRKEKWSETEMYNIMFDIADRSILYYFSKYKQENFVTQ
- a CDS encoding DNA adenine methylase, with protein sequence MQSQLDLFIPTPDHDYDIEENPLYLSTQLLTYIGNKRSLLGFIGQGVAMVQNRLNKKKLRTFDVFSGSGIVARFLKQFSSMMYVSDLEKYSYVINECYLTNNADFNSLLYDSIFREIKWNIEEHGLREGLIRKLYSPQDDKMIVASDRVFYTNRNAMYIDTVRSYIEDVPPEMKKFLLAPLLADASVHSNTSGVFKGFYKDSETGVGQFGGTNQDALKRILGNIELKKPVLSNFECDYLVFQEDSNKIINELEEVDLAYIDPPYNQHPYGSNYFMLNLIVDYKEPQEVSKVSGIPNTWNKSLYNKKRSSFAAFRQLIEDVRAKYILISFNSEGFISLDMMTELLNGIGKLTVLETKYNTFRGCRNLHNREKHVKEYLYLLEK
- a CDS encoding THUMP domain-containing protein; amino-acid sequence: MENYEYQKHQKYFAQVAGTLEKHAAQELGELGAEVLGEVPRGVRFQCDSETLYRVLYCSRLAQRVLAPLISFNCHSDKYLYKLARERIDWTGLFDLSQKFAIESNVSASQIKHSLYAGQILKDAICDSFRDKFQARPDFSSSAPDILFNLHIHENFANIYLDLAGISMHKRGYRKAAADAPLQETLAAGLIRLSGWNGEKPLLDPMCGSGTILCEALMHLCKIPAAYLRGEGALRFLPHFDPLLWQKVKREADGAIQIPETGMIKGSDIDEINIEIARENLNSLPHGRLVELRQSPFQSLPEHPNHVIITNPPYGVRIGETKSIGLLYNELGDFLKQKCPHSEAYVLCGNATLVSELRLRAHWKKNLKNGDITTKFAKIVIK